The following proteins are co-located in the Coleofasciculus sp. FACHB-1120 genome:
- the cas2 gene encoding CRISPR-associated endonuclease Cas2, translating into MYIVVSYDIPEDKRRTKIHSILKSYGQWMQLSVFECELTDTQYAKLRSRLSKLIKPDTDSIRFYFLCGCCQRKIERIGGEQPRDETIFFAECADG; encoded by the coding sequence ATGTATATTGTTGTCAGTTACGATATTCCAGAAGACAAGCGGCGCACTAAAATCCACTCCATTCTCAAATCTTATGGGCAGTGGATGCAGTTAAGCGTATTTGAGTGTGAGCTGACAGATACCCAGTATGCTAAATTGCGATCGCGCTTGAGCAAGCTGATTAAACCCGATACTGATAGCATCCGCTTTTACTTTCTCTGTGGCTGTTGCCAAAGAAAAATAGAACGGATTGGCGGAGAACAGCCACGAGATGAAACTATCTTTTTTGCCGAATGCGCGGATGGGTAG
- the cas1d gene encoding type I-D CRISPR-associated endonuclease Cas1d, translated as MGTVYVTQDEAFIGKTDERLCVKAGKQTILDVPLIKVDGIVVLGRASVSPAVVMELLSRHIPLSFLTSSGRYLGRLEPEMTKNIFVRKAQWKAAGETEQAVHLVRGFVRGKLKNYRINLLRRERECSQLDLQSNITRLEKAIAPIDKTLRIDSLRGLEGAGSAAYFGCFDHLLKGSEFKFKARNRRPPTDPVNAILSFGYSLLRHDIQSATNIVGFDPYLGYLHVERYGRPSLALDLMEEFRPLVVDAIVLSALNKRSLTKDDFTEEPLSKAVSLTKEGLHKFLRLYEQKKQTKFTHPVMKKQCTYQESFEIQARLLAKYLMGEIEKYPPLVLK; from the coding sequence ATGGGAACAGTTTATGTGACACAAGATGAAGCCTTTATTGGGAAAACAGATGAACGTCTATGCGTCAAAGCGGGGAAGCAAACTATTTTAGATGTACCGCTGATTAAAGTGGATGGCATCGTGGTTTTGGGGCGTGCTAGTGTCTCCCCTGCTGTTGTTATGGAACTGCTTTCTCGGCACATCCCTCTATCTTTTTTAACGAGTAGTGGACGCTATTTAGGTAGATTGGAGCCAGAAATGACCAAAAACATCTTTGTAAGAAAAGCCCAGTGGAAAGCGGCTGGCGAGACGGAACAGGCGGTGCATCTAGTGCGGGGATTTGTACGCGGTAAATTGAAAAACTACCGAATTAACCTGTTGCGTCGAGAACGGGAATGTTCTCAACTTGATTTGCAATCAAATATTACTCGATTAGAGAAAGCAATCGCTCCCATTGATAAAACTCTCAGAATCGATTCTCTGCGAGGCTTAGAAGGTGCAGGAAGTGCTGCTTATTTTGGTTGCTTTGACCATTTGCTAAAAGGCTCAGAATTTAAGTTTAAAGCCAGAAATCGCCGCCCTCCAACTGACCCGGTTAATGCAATTCTTAGCTTTGGCTACTCTTTGCTACGCCACGATATTCAGAGTGCAACGAACATCGTAGGATTTGACCCTTATCTAGGCTACCTGCACGTTGAGCGTTATGGTCGCCCTTCCCTAGCTTTAGATTTGATGGAAGAGTTTCGTCCTTTGGTGGTGGATGCCATTGTGCTATCGGCACTGAATAAGCGATCGCTCACAAAAGATGATTTTACTGAGGAACCCCTCTCTAAGGCTGTATCTCTGACCAAGGAAGGGCTGCATAAATTTTTGCGGTTGTACGAACAAAAGAAACAAACTAAATTCACACATCCAGTCATGAAAAAGCAATGCACTTATCAGGAATCTTTTGAAATCCAAGCGCGACTGCTGGCGAAGTATCTGATGGGCGAAATCGAAAAATATCCGCCTTTAGTTCTGAAGTAA